In a genomic window of Pseudomonas putida:
- a CDS encoding DUF1254 domain-containing protein gives MLITQALTAVALTVAASAIFPLSAQAQSKLTSEEAHAIGVDAYVYFYPLLTMDITRKQFTNIEPGKEFGKGPMNMFVSVPEYPPASFKGVVRSNFDTLYSIAWLDLTKEPLVIAAPDTAGRFYLLPMLDMWSDVFASPGWRTTGTEASQFLVTPPGWVGKVPAGMQQLPAPTPYVWIIGRTKTDGAADYAAVHKIQAGYTVTPLSRLGKEAEPVSVRIDSTVDMKTPPKIQVDTMSAANYFAYAAELLKLHPAHATDQPMLAQMKRLGIEPGKSFNMDALDPEIKAALESAPKDAQALMNWKVETLARVVNGWSMNTDTMGVYGNYYLKRAIVAQLGLGANLPEDAIYPLNLGDANGKPLDGANKYVLHFDKGEAPPVNAFWSVTLYDSEGFQVANDLNRFAVSSWMPFKNNADGSLDIYFQNESPGKDLEANWLPAPKGPFNLTMRLYGPKAEALTGKWNPPPVKQM, from the coding sequence ATGTTGATAACTCAAGCATTGACAGCCGTTGCTCTGACCGTTGCCGCTTCCGCCATTTTTCCGCTTTCCGCCCAGGCTCAATCGAAACTCACATCGGAAGAAGCCCACGCCATTGGCGTGGATGCCTATGTGTATTTCTATCCGTTGTTGACCATGGATATCACCCGCAAACAGTTCACCAACATCGAACCGGGCAAGGAATTCGGGAAGGGCCCGATGAATATGTTCGTGAGCGTGCCGGAGTATCCGCCGGCGAGTTTCAAGGGTGTGGTGCGCTCGAACTTCGACACCTTGTATTCCATTGCCTGGCTGGATTTGACCAAGGAACCGCTGGTGATTGCCGCACCGGACACGGCCGGGCGTTTCTACCTGCTGCCGATGCTCGACATGTGGAGCGACGTGTTCGCTTCGCCGGGCTGGCGCACCACGGGGACTGAGGCTTCGCAGTTTCTGGTAACGCCGCCGGGCTGGGTTGGCAAGGTGCCCGCCGGGATGCAGCAACTGCCGGCGCCGACGCCTTACGTCTGGATCATCGGTCGCACCAAAACCGATGGCGCCGCGGATTATGCGGCGGTGCACAAGATCCAGGCCGGCTACACGGTGACGCCGTTGTCGCGGCTGGGTAAAGAAGCCGAACCGGTGAGCGTGCGGATCGACTCGACGGTGGACATGAAGACACCGCCGAAGATCCAGGTCGACACCATGTCGGCTGCCAACTACTTCGCTTATGCCGCCGAGTTGCTCAAGTTGCATCCGGCCCATGCGACCGATCAACCGATGCTGGCTCAGATGAAGCGCCTGGGCATCGAGCCCGGCAAATCATTCAACATGGACGCGCTGGATCCCGAGATCAAAGCCGCTCTGGAATCCGCGCCGAAAGACGCGCAGGCGTTGATGAACTGGAAAGTGGAAACCCTGGCGCGGGTGGTCAACGGCTGGTCGATGAACACCGATACCATGGGGGTTTACGGCAACTACTACCTCAAGCGCGCGATCGTCGCGCAGCTCGGGCTGGGTGCCAATCTGCCCGAAGACGCGATTTATCCGTTGAACCTGGGCGACGCCAACGGCAAGCCCCTGGATGGCGCGAACAAATACGTGCTGCATTTCGACAAGGGCGAAGCGCCGCCAGTAAACGCGTTCTGGTCGGTCACGCTGTATGACTCCGAAGGTTTCCAGGTCGCCAACGACCTCAATCGTTTTGCGGTCAGCAGCTGGATGCCGTTCAAGAACAATGCCGATGGATCGCTCGACATCTACTTCCAGAATGAAAGCCCGGGCAAGGATCTGGAGGCGAACTGGCTGCCGGCGCCCAAGGGGCCGTTCAACCTGACCATGCGTTTATACGGACCGAAGGCCGAAGCGCTGACCGGCAAGTGGAACCCGCCACCGGTCAAGCAAATGTAA
- a CDS encoding murein L,D-transpeptidase catalytic domain family protein → MALHRFGLQLTALLLTSAFLTTAYAESLENALAKAAPNANAKVIALAVHATQCSRAQGAAAPQRLAVIDYSLPSTEQRLWVFDLKKRKLLFHELVAHGRNSGENMATQFSNQNESFATSLGLFRTQESYRGQNGYSLRMEGLEPGFNDNAFDRAIVIHGAPYVSPVLARANGRIGRSLGCPAVRPAIAHKLIDSMKDGQLLFSYYPDQRWLKSSSYINCGSGTVASSEKTTKRQ, encoded by the coding sequence ATGGCGCTACATCGCTTTGGCTTGCAACTCACAGCGCTGCTGTTGACGTCGGCCTTCCTCACCACAGCCTACGCCGAATCGCTTGAAAACGCGCTGGCCAAAGCCGCCCCGAATGCCAATGCCAAGGTCATCGCCCTGGCCGTCCACGCAACACAATGCTCTCGCGCCCAAGGCGCCGCTGCGCCGCAAAGACTAGCAGTGATTGATTACTCCCTGCCCTCGACCGAACAACGCTTGTGGGTGTTCGATCTGAAAAAACGCAAACTGCTGTTCCACGAACTCGTCGCCCATGGCCGCAACAGCGGCGAAAACATGGCCACCCAGTTCTCCAACCAGAACGAAAGCTTCGCCACCAGCCTCGGCCTGTTCCGCACCCAGGAAAGCTATCGCGGCCAGAACGGCTACTCCCTGCGCATGGAAGGCCTGGAACCGGGCTTCAACGATAACGCCTTCGACCGGGCCATCGTCATCCATGGCGCACCGTACGTCAGCCCGGTGCTGGCCCGCGCCAACGGCCGCATTGGCAGAAGCCTCGGCTGCCCGGCCGTCCGCCCGGCAATCGCGCACAAGCTGATCGACTCGATGAAAGATGGGCAGCTGCTGTTCTCCTACTACCCCGACCAGCGCTGGCTGAAGTCTTCTTCCTACATTAACTGTGGGAGCGGCACGGTGGCGTCGTCAGAGAAGACTACCAAGCGCCAGTAA
- a CDS encoding BrnA antitoxin family protein codes for MKDEYDFSNAKRGAVASSKGKTRITIMLDDVVIEAARALAESEGYGYQTAINNTLRRALLAAPQKAKPEAAGHLKRNVTTSELKALEKKLSEALREIHRVMEPEAQP; via the coding sequence ATGAAAGACGAATATGACTTCAGCAACGCCAAGCGCGGAGCGGTTGCTTCCAGCAAAGGCAAAACCCGCATCACCATCATGCTCGACGATGTCGTCATCGAGGCGGCTCGCGCGCTGGCGGAAAGCGAGGGATACGGTTACCAGACCGCCATCAACAACACCCTGCGCCGGGCCCTGTTGGCAGCTCCGCAAAAGGCAAAGCCCGAAGCTGCCGGGCATCTCAAGCGCAACGTCACGACCTCCGAGTTGAAAGCTCTGGAGAAAAAACTTTCGGAAGCACTCAGGGAAATTCATCGCGTCATGGAACCTGAGGCTCAGCCATAG
- a CDS encoding arylamine N-acetyltransferase family protein — protein MSEPRLSNPALYLQRLGFDAPPAPTLETLRQLQLRHTGVFPFENLTTLSGEPVLIDLPSIERKVLHGARGGYCYELNNLYLALLQELGFDARGISGRVVIGQPEGAWPARTHRLSLVIVDGKRYISDVGFGGMVPTAPLLLDSREEQSTPHEPYRIEQHADGYTLRAKVGNEWRQMYIFDLQRQEDIDYTLGNWYVSTHPDSSFAKQLMVARTGEGWRRTLNNGSFAIHRLGQESERRELADVSELIAVLESEFGIRVPDHAKLISTLESLVEPH, from the coding sequence ATGAGCGAGCCACGCCTGAGCAACCCCGCGCTATATCTGCAACGCCTGGGTTTCGATGCGCCCCCGGCGCCGACCCTGGAAACCCTGCGTCAACTGCAATTGCGCCACACCGGCGTTTTCCCGTTCGAGAACCTCACCACGTTGTCGGGCGAGCCGGTGCTGATCGACTTGCCTTCAATCGAGCGCAAGGTCCTGCATGGAGCGCGCGGAGGGTACTGCTACGAACTCAACAATCTGTACCTGGCATTGCTTCAGGAGCTGGGTTTCGATGCGCGGGGCATCAGCGGGCGCGTGGTCATCGGCCAGCCTGAAGGCGCCTGGCCCGCTCGCACCCATCGCTTGAGCCTGGTGATCGTGGATGGCAAGCGCTACATCAGCGATGTCGGCTTCGGTGGCATGGTTCCCACTGCACCGCTGTTGCTTGATAGCCGCGAGGAACAATCAACACCCCATGAACCCTATCGCATCGAGCAACACGCCGACGGGTATACGCTGCGCGCCAAGGTCGGGAACGAGTGGCGGCAGATGTACATCTTCGACCTGCAACGCCAGGAAGACATCGATTACACCCTCGGCAACTGGTATGTCTCGACCCATCCCGACTCGTCCTTCGCCAAACAACTGATGGTGGCGCGGACCGGGGAGGGTTGGCGGCGTACGCTGAACAACGGCAGTTTCGCGATCCATCGCCTGGGTCAGGAGAGTGAGCGTCGGGAGCTGGCCGATGTTTCGGAACTGATTGCCGTGCTGGAGAGTGAATTCGGCATTCGGGTGCCGGATCATGCGAAATTGATCAGCACCCTCGAAAGCTTGGTGGAGCCGCACTAG
- a CDS encoding BrnT family toxin, which translates to MKSFEIQYHKAKNAANKLKHRGISLAETEPVFHDERALTFQDDHHDEQRWITMGLDGKGRLLVVAYTYRDPNFVRVISARLASKNERRQYQEA; encoded by the coding sequence ATGAAGTCATTCGAAATTCAGTATCACAAGGCGAAGAACGCGGCGAACAAACTCAAGCACCGCGGCATCAGCCTGGCCGAAACGGAACCGGTGTTTCATGACGAACGCGCTCTCACCTTTCAGGACGATCACCATGATGAGCAGCGCTGGATCACCATGGGGCTTGATGGCAAGGGTCGTCTGCTGGTGGTTGCGTACACATATCGTGATCCGAATTTCGTAAGAGTCATTTCCGCGCGCCTCGCCAGTAAAAACGAGCGCCGCCAGTATCAAGAGGCCTGA
- a CDS encoding L,D-transpeptidase family protein: MVQLTRLFVISRGLFMVFLISGTALGETSPIVPPSPQTTELSAAPDDVVGQGIQAMLEPLESAFPPLITSRKHQRADINRVVLDFYAHRNYRAAWTDGRDVNQLLKGLNGMEADGLNPADFRGTEIAEAQVLLQANAPTPAQSAAFDIALTRTYITALLQLRRGKVDPSRLDFHWNFDPVGVDPREDVNSFFAALDEHEVARAFAQAPPQESVYGDMREALARLRQVRDAGGWPKVAEGQSLKPGMDGPAVAQLRARLVAGSYLEPHASKHNGYDDKVIAAVKKYQTEQYLGADGVAGATTLAALNVPVEARIDQVRVNLERARWLLYKLRGTFVVVDIAGYKVVLYRDGQPVWRSRVQVGKPIRSTPVFQSEITYITFNPTWTVPPTILTKDMLPKIQQNPDYLAANRIRVLDRAGNVLDPSTVDWYNARGLTLRQDAGPENSLGRVVIRFPNDYAIYLHDTPHRELFAKSMRATSSGCIRVENPLQLVELLFNDPVRWNSEGIQKQLANGRTENIKLPVRVPVLLAYWTVDMSNEGRVAFKPDVYGYDMPVLQQLNKPSKLPALELPGGEVTMVVTGQQQQ, translated from the coding sequence ATGGTGCAATTAACAAGGTTATTCGTCATAAGCCGCGGTTTGTTTATGGTCTTTCTGATCAGCGGCACTGCACTCGGCGAAACTTCGCCGATCGTGCCGCCATCTCCGCAGACGACTGAATTGTCCGCCGCCCCCGACGATGTCGTCGGCCAGGGCATCCAGGCCATGCTCGAACCCTTGGAATCGGCGTTTCCACCCCTGATCACCTCCCGCAAGCATCAACGGGCGGACATCAACCGCGTTGTTCTCGACTTTTACGCCCATCGTAATTATCGCGCCGCCTGGACCGATGGTCGTGACGTCAATCAGCTGCTCAAGGGTTTGAACGGCATGGAGGCCGACGGCTTGAACCCTGCGGATTTTCGTGGAACCGAGATCGCCGAGGCTCAAGTGCTGCTGCAGGCCAATGCGCCAACCCCGGCGCAGTCGGCGGCATTCGATATCGCCCTGACCCGCACCTACATCACCGCCTTGCTGCAATTGCGGCGCGGCAAGGTTGACCCCTCGCGGCTGGATTTTCACTGGAACTTCGACCCGGTCGGCGTCGATCCCCGAGAGGATGTGAACAGCTTCTTTGCTGCCCTCGATGAACACGAAGTAGCCCGCGCGTTCGCTCAGGCGCCGCCGCAGGAGTCTGTGTATGGCGACATGCGTGAAGCCCTGGCGCGCTTGCGTCAGGTGCGCGATGCCGGTGGCTGGCCGAAGGTCGCCGAGGGGCAGTCGCTCAAACCGGGCATGGACGGGCCGGCCGTTGCGCAATTGCGCGCGCGTCTGGTGGCCGGCAGTTATCTGGAGCCGCACGCGAGCAAGCACAACGGTTACGACGACAAGGTCATCGCGGCGGTGAAGAAGTATCAAACCGAGCAGTACCTGGGCGCCGATGGCGTGGCCGGGGCGACGACCCTGGCGGCGTTGAACGTGCCTGTCGAGGCACGGATCGATCAGGTCCGGGTCAACCTGGAGCGCGCCCGGTGGTTGCTGTACAAGCTGCGCGGCACCTTTGTGGTGGTGGATATCGCCGGTTACAAGGTGGTCCTGTATCGCGACGGTCAGCCGGTCTGGCGTTCCAGGGTGCAGGTGGGCAAGCCGATCCGCAGCACTCCGGTGTTTCAGTCCGAGATTACCTACATCACGTTCAACCCGACCTGGACCGTGCCGCCGACGATTCTGACCAAGGATATGCTGCCCAAGATCCAGCAGAACCCGGATTACCTGGCGGCCAATCGGATCCGTGTGCTGGATCGGGCGGGCAATGTGCTCGATCCGTCGACCGTCGACTGGTACAACGCCCGTGGCCTGACGTTGCGCCAGGATGCCGGCCCGGAAAACTCGTTGGGGCGGGTGGTGATTCGCTTCCCCAACGACTATGCGATTTACCTGCACGACACGCCCCATCGCGAGCTGTTCGCCAAGTCCATGCGAGCCACCAGTTCCGGTTGTATCCGGGTGGAAAACCCGCTGCAACTGGTGGAGTTACTGTTCAACGACCCGGTGCGCTGGAACAGCGAGGGCATTCAGAAACAGCTGGCCAACGGTCGAACCGAAAACATCAAGCTCCCGGTCCGGGTGCCCGTGTTGTTGGCGTATTGGACGGTGGATATGAGCAACGAGGGGCGGGTGGCGTTTAAACCGGATGTTTACGGTTACGACATGCCGGTGCTGCAGCAGTTGAACAAGCCGTCGAAGTTACCCGCGTTGGAATTGCCGGGTGGCGAAGTGACCATGGTGGTTACCGGGCAACAGCAGCAGTAG
- a CDS encoding replication endonuclease yields the protein MQNPKYISHQVEPLLLDVSSLPNARHLSREYVLYLASTLARHFSNQANPQPALTGSKFIVNTHVYGITVESSIESAIYKRLSCKKFWRRALEKKANEERLNHEAKNAIIGGKEKEGKAPLQNYCSDDTLIREQNKRKDNDEKLSRYKVVNTITNKEESLLKIAQANEKNRISELYFMVKSLEKLAMERGFKWLFITLTAPSKFHPNPLKGRRSYDPDVGIRGSHDYLKRQWVQIRSILNERGISAGPEHYFGFRTVEPHKDGSLHWHLLVFVNINSLDSLSTAIREKFPEKTAATIVHGKVGSGSASAATYLYKYITKGISKEKTNYKSNSERTMDNEREKRDLASLRNKDRVQAALKALGIRQYQPFGVYGLNTIFKKINKLNLQNVSAPHGSILQYVRDNIWRNTDGYLNMLKNAELFTSNAQIKLIKEETQSSYGEPKKKVIGIRIGGTDFLNDSTYKIVRA from the coding sequence ATGCAAAACCCAAAGTACATTTCACACCAAGTCGAGCCACTGCTGCTCGACGTCTCCAGCCTTCCCAATGCCCGTCATCTTTCGAGAGAATACGTTCTATATCTCGCGTCAACTCTTGCGCGACACTTCAGCAACCAAGCAAATCCACAGCCTGCCCTCACGGGCTCGAAGTTTATTGTGAATACGCACGTATATGGAATCACTGTTGAGTCGAGCATCGAATCCGCCATATACAAGCGATTATCATGTAAAAAGTTCTGGAGGCGCGCCCTTGAAAAAAAAGCAAATGAAGAGCGCCTGAACCATGAAGCTAAAAATGCGATTATCGGCGGAAAGGAAAAAGAGGGAAAAGCCCCCCTGCAAAACTACTGCTCAGATGACACTCTTATCCGAGAGCAAAACAAAAGAAAGGATAATGACGAAAAATTATCCAGATACAAGGTAGTCAATACGATAACAAACAAGGAGGAAAGCTTACTTAAAATAGCGCAGGCGAATGAAAAAAACCGCATAAGCGAACTTTACTTTATGGTCAAAAGCCTAGAAAAACTGGCAATGGAACGCGGCTTCAAATGGCTTTTTATTACACTCACTGCCCCTTCAAAATTCCACCCAAACCCATTGAAAGGCCGGAGATCCTACGACCCTGACGTTGGCATCAGAGGAAGCCACGATTACTTAAAACGTCAATGGGTTCAGATAAGATCCATACTTAACGAGCGAGGCATAAGTGCGGGCCCCGAGCACTACTTCGGTTTCCGCACGGTAGAGCCGCACAAGGATGGGAGCCTACATTGGCACCTATTAGTTTTTGTAAATATCAACTCCCTCGATAGCTTATCTACAGCCATTCGAGAAAAATTTCCCGAAAAAACAGCAGCAACCATTGTTCATGGCAAAGTAGGCAGTGGTAGTGCAAGCGCCGCTACGTATCTATACAAATACATCACAAAAGGCATATCAAAAGAAAAAACCAACTACAAATCTAACTCAGAGCGCACAATGGACAATGAAAGAGAAAAAAGAGATCTCGCGTCCCTACGAAACAAGGATCGAGTTCAAGCGGCGTTAAAAGCTCTGGGCATCAGACAATATCAGCCCTTCGGGGTATATGGGCTAAATACAATCTTCAAAAAAATAAATAAACTAAATTTACAAAACGTATCAGCCCCTCACGGCAGCATACTTCAGTACGTCAGGGACAATATCTGGAGGAATACCGATGGATACCTAAACATGCTCAAAAACGCCGAACTATTCACCTCTAATGCGCAAATAAAGCTCATAAAGGAAGAAACACAGTCCAGTTATGGAGAACCTAAAAAGAAAGTAATAGGCATCCGAATAGGGGGAACGGACTTTCTAAACGATAGCACCTACAAAATCGTAAGGGCATAG
- a CDS encoding transporter substrate-binding domain-containing protein yields MNKLKSPLLLGGLLALSMGAQAQDGASHLDSVLQQGQLRVCTTGDYKPYTLKAEDGEYSGIDIAMARSLADTLGAKVQWVPTTWKTLMPDMLAGKCDIAMGGISVTLERQKKAFFSTTLDVDGKIPLVRCEDQSKYQTIDQINQPTVRLVEPAGGTNEAFVHAFLPKAQLALHDNVTIFEQLLENKADVMITDASEALYQQKLKPGLCAVNPTQYMQYGEKAYLLPRDDMTWKLYVDQWLHLAKVTGGYQKILGEWIAVPK; encoded by the coding sequence ATGAACAAGCTCAAAAGCCCCCTTCTGCTCGGTGGCCTGCTCGCCCTCTCCATGGGCGCCCAGGCACAGGACGGCGCAAGCCATCTGGACAGCGTGCTCCAGCAAGGCCAGTTGCGCGTCTGCACCACCGGCGACTACAAGCCCTACACCCTCAAGGCCGAAGACGGCGAATACTCCGGCATCGACATCGCCATGGCCCGCTCACTGGCCGACACCCTCGGCGCCAAGGTCCAGTGGGTGCCCACCACTTGGAAAACCCTGATGCCCGACATGCTCGCCGGCAAATGCGACATCGCCATGGGCGGCATCTCAGTCACTCTGGAGCGGCAGAAAAAAGCCTTCTTCAGCACCACCCTCGACGTCGACGGCAAAATCCCGCTGGTGCGCTGCGAAGACCAGTCCAAATACCAGACCATCGACCAGATCAACCAACCCACCGTACGCCTGGTCGAACCCGCGGGCGGCACCAACGAAGCGTTCGTCCACGCCTTCCTGCCCAAGGCGCAATTGGCGCTGCACGACAACGTGACCATCTTCGAGCAACTGCTGGAAAACAAGGCAGACGTGATGATCACCGACGCTTCGGAAGCGCTGTATCAACAGAAGCTGAAACCGGGACTGTGCGCGGTGAACCCGACGCAATACATGCAGTACGGCGAGAAGGCGTACCTGCTACCGCGGGATGACATGACCTGGAAGTTGTATGTGGACCAGTGGCTGCACCTTGCCAAGGTCACGGGTGGCTACCAGAAAATTCTGGGCGAATGGATTGCAGTGCCCAAGTAA
- a CDS encoding GNAT family N-acetyltransferase produces the protein MTDASLEGQRISLRPLQYADADALVQAAADGELWNLTVTVVPSSTTVDAYLKKALDGREAGTVQPFAIVLKDSGEVIGSTRLWKIDRLNRKLEIGSSWISTRWQKTFVNTEAKYLLLRHAFEELDCVRVQFTTDENNQASRKAILRLGAQQEGIVRHERIMPDGRKRNSVRFSIIDEEWPQVRQHLEEKLAGYSTR, from the coding sequence ATGACAGACGCCTCTTTGGAGGGCCAGCGAATAAGCCTGCGCCCACTGCAATATGCCGACGCCGACGCCCTGGTTCAGGCCGCCGCCGATGGTGAACTGTGGAACCTGACAGTCACTGTCGTGCCCTCTTCCACCACCGTCGACGCCTATCTGAAAAAAGCCCTCGATGGCCGCGAGGCCGGGACGGTTCAACCCTTCGCGATTGTGCTGAAGGACAGCGGCGAAGTGATCGGCTCAACCCGCCTGTGGAAAATCGACCGGCTCAATCGCAAGCTGGAAATCGGCAGCAGCTGGATCTCGACACGCTGGCAGAAAACCTTCGTCAATACCGAAGCCAAGTACCTGCTGCTGCGCCATGCCTTCGAGGAACTGGACTGCGTGCGGGTGCAATTCACCACCGACGAAAACAATCAGGCATCGCGCAAAGCCATTCTGCGCCTCGGCGCACAGCAGGAAGGCATCGTGCGCCACGAACGCATCATGCCGGACGGGCGCAAGCGCAATTCGGTGCGGTTCAGCATCATTGATGAGGAATGGCCGCAGGTGCGACAGCATCTGGAGGAGAAACTGGCGGGATACAGTACTCGCTGA
- the mobV gene encoding MobV family relaxase, whose protein sequence is MTFAILRARKVKSFGALARSARHTFREQPTPNANPAQLHRNRTVGAVGVDQVLEALRSRLPDKRRSDAVLCVEYLVTASPEVFKRHGGYLDDLGGGYFDDALRWLKQRHGAENVISSTLHLDESTPHLVAYVVPRTKDGRLSCRDFLGGPAKLREMQDSFHAACGVKRGLERGVRGSKAKHEDVATFYASLTAAGDTPQLCRKDYVAAALGMKTEAWQRAEGVAKANALRGANEARTKKAIRSKFKNLKKIAIELDEQHQIAAHREIERASRELDLEQRSRNLVVRENEIRTAEHKVWVLEGERDALQRRLEMLEARIDAGLKAPRRGLKYDSQYTLG, encoded by the coding sequence ATGACTTTTGCAATCCTACGAGCTAGAAAGGTCAAGAGTTTTGGCGCATTGGCCCGCTCAGCGCGCCACACTTTCAGAGAGCAACCTACACCAAACGCAAACCCAGCCCAACTGCACCGGAACCGGACAGTTGGTGCCGTTGGAGTTGATCAGGTGCTAGAAGCCCTAAGAAGTCGACTACCAGACAAGAGGAGGAGTGATGCAGTGCTTTGCGTCGAATACTTGGTGACAGCCTCGCCCGAAGTCTTCAAGCGGCACGGAGGTTACTTGGATGATTTGGGCGGGGGCTATTTCGACGACGCGTTAAGATGGTTGAAACAACGTCATGGGGCGGAAAATGTGATTAGTTCGACTTTGCACCTAGACGAGTCGACGCCGCATCTGGTGGCATACGTTGTGCCAAGAACTAAAGACGGACGTTTATCATGCCGCGATTTCCTAGGCGGGCCCGCCAAGCTGCGTGAAATGCAAGACAGCTTCCACGCCGCTTGCGGTGTGAAACGCGGCCTGGAACGCGGAGTGAGGGGATCCAAGGCTAAACACGAGGACGTAGCGACTTTCTACGCTTCGCTGACGGCAGCGGGTGACACGCCGCAGTTGTGCCGCAAGGACTACGTGGCGGCGGCGCTCGGTATGAAAACGGAGGCTTGGCAACGAGCCGAAGGTGTAGCCAAAGCTAACGCCCTGCGCGGCGCGAATGAGGCTCGCACCAAAAAGGCCATCAGATCTAAGTTCAAAAACCTGAAAAAAATCGCAATAGAGCTGGACGAACAACATCAAATCGCCGCACACCGAGAAATCGAGCGCGCTAGTAGAGAGCTTGACCTAGAGCAGCGCTCGAGGAACCTTGTCGTTCGTGAAAATGAAATCCGTACAGCGGAGCATAAAGTATGGGTCTTGGAAGGGGAGAGAGACGCTTTACAGCGTAGGCTTGAGATGCTTGAAGCGAGGATAGACGCAGGGCTAAAGGCCCCGAGGCGAGGCCTTAAATATGATAGTCAATACACCTTAGGCTAA
- a CDS encoding exodeoxyribonuclease III, which yields MKKLKIATFNVNGMRARLPNLLAWLEREKPDIACLQELKSVDSAFPAAELEAIGYGAIWQGQASWNGVAILARDAQPLESRRGLPGDDSDNHSRYMEAAVHGVLVGCLYLPNGNPQPGPKFDYKLAWFERLIRHAQTLQGSEHPVVLAGDYNVVPTDLDIYNPRSWLKDALLQPQSRECYQRLLDQGWTDALRHVYPDERIYTFWDYFRQHWQKNSGLRIDHLLLNPVSSPYLQDAGVDAWVRNEPHASDHAPTWIQLGSRKHR from the coding sequence ATGAAAAAGCTGAAAATCGCGACCTTCAACGTTAACGGCATGCGCGCACGGCTGCCGAACCTGCTGGCGTGGCTTGAGCGTGAGAAACCGGATATTGCCTGCTTGCAGGAGCTCAAGTCGGTTGACAGTGCGTTTCCTGCCGCGGAGCTTGAAGCGATCGGCTATGGCGCGATCTGGCAGGGACAGGCGTCGTGGAACGGCGTGGCGATTTTGGCGCGCGACGCACAGCCGCTGGAGAGCCGGCGAGGCTTGCCGGGGGATGACAGCGACAATCACAGTCGCTACATGGAGGCGGCGGTGCATGGCGTGCTGGTCGGTTGCCTGTATCTGCCCAATGGCAACCCGCAACCCGGGCCGAAATTCGACTACAAGCTGGCGTGGTTCGAGCGGCTTATCCGCCATGCGCAAACGCTGCAAGGTAGCGAGCATCCGGTGGTGCTGGCCGGTGACTACAACGTGGTACCCACCGACCTGGATATCTACAACCCGCGCTCGTGGCTCAAGGATGCGTTGCTGCAACCGCAGAGTCGTGAGTGTTATCAGCGCCTGCTGGACCAGGGTTGGACCGATGCCCTGCGGCATGTCTACCCGGATGAGCGGATCTACACCTTCTGGGATTATTTCCGCCAGCACTGGCAAAAGAACTCTGGGTTGCGTATCGATCATCTGCTGCTCAATCCGGTGTCGAGTCCTTACTTGCAGGACGCGGGCGTCGATGCCTGGGTGCGCAACGAGCCCCATGCCAGCGATCACGCGCCGACCTGGATTCAGTTGGGATCGCGTAAACACCGTTAA